The window ACGAACTTTTTTGCTCAGACGACGAACTTTGCTAATCATGTGTTAACTGTCAATTGTCATTGGTCATTGGTGAGGATTGTAATCTAAAATCCAAAATGCTATGACGAATGAGCCAGTGTATAAAAAAACAGCTTGTCTTGGCAAGACAAACTGTTGACAAAAATAAAGATATTTATCAGGGAAATCTGGGCAGGTAGGATTACATCATTCCCATACCGCCCATACCACCCATACCACCCATGCCGCCCATGCCACCCATACCGCCCATGTCAGGGACAGCAGGTTTTTTCTCTGGTTTTTCGACGACGATCGCTTCGGTAGTCAAAACCATCCCCGCAATCGAAGCAGCATTTTGCAAGGCAGAACGCACAACTTTCGCTGGGTCAATGATTCCCGCAGCAATCAAGTCTTCAAATTCTCCGGTAGCAGCGTTGTAACCAACGTTGAATTCGGTTTCTTTGACTTTGGAAACGATGACAGAACCTTCTGCACCAGCATTGTCAGCAATTTGACGTAGAGGTGCTTCTAAAGCGCGTTTGATAATGTCTGCGCCAATTTTTTCTTCATCATTGAGGCTGTTCTTAATCTCGTCAATTTTGGTAGACAAGTGAATTAAGGTTGTACCGCCACCAGGCACAATTCCTTCTTCAACGGCGGCTTTGGTGGCGTTGAGTGCGTCTTCAATGCGGAGTTTGCGGTCTTTGAGTTCGGTTTCTGTGGCTGCACCGACTTTAATCACAGCGACACCACCAGCTAATTTGGCAATGCGTTCTTGGAGTTTTTCTTTGTCGTATTCGGAATCAGTTTCTTCTAACTGCTTGCGAATTTGACCAATCCGTTTTTGAATTTCTGGCTTGGTGGTGCTACCTGCAACAATTGTGGTGTTTTCTTTATCAATTGTGATTTTGCGGGCAGTTCCCAAGTTTTCCAAAGAAGCAGTATCTAAGCTAAGACCAATTTCCTCAGAAATTAACTGACCATCGGTGAGGATGGCGATGTCTTGTAGCATAGCTTTGCGGCGCTCGCCAAAGCCAGGGGCTTTGATTGCAGCCACATTCAGCACACCCCGCGCTTTGTTGACTACTAAAGTTGCCAAAGCATCGCCTTCGACATCTTCGGCAATAATCAACAGTGCTTGACCCAAACGGGCAACTTTTTCTAGTACAGGGACTAATTCTTGAATACTGTTGATTTTTTTGTCAGTAATCAGAATCCGAGCATTTTCAAACTCAACAATCTGCCGTTCGTTGTTGGTGATGAAGTAAGGAGAAATATAACCTCTGTCGATTTGCATCCCTTCGACTACTTCTAATTCAGTGGTCAGGGATTTGGATTCTTCAACGGTAATAACACCATCTTTGGTGACTTTCTCCATTGCTTCTGCCAGCATCGCGCCGACTTCTTCATCGTTACCTGCGGAGACTGTGGCTACTTGAGCGATCGCAGAACCTTCCACTGGCTTGGCGATTCTGGCAATTTCTTCTACCAATGCCTCGATAGTTTTGTCAATGCCCCGCTTTAAGCTGATCGGATTAGTACCAGCCGCAACATTTTTCAAACCTTCTTTAATTAAAGCTTGTGCTAAAACGGTGGCGGTAGTAGTGCCATCCCCAGCAGTATCCTTGGTTCTTGATGCTACTTCTTGGATGAGTCTGGCACCAGTATTTTCTAAGGGGTCTTCTAATTCAATTTCTTTGGCAACGGTGATCCCATCGTTAACAATCTGGGGTGTGCCGAATTTCTTTTCTAACAGGACGTTACGACCTTTGGGGCCTAATGTAATTTTCACTGCATCGGCCAGGGCATTGACACCCCGTTCCAGCGCCCGCCGTGATTCTTCATCAAAGGAAATAATTTTAGCCATGTTTCACTTCTCTTGCGCTTCCTTTAGACAATTTAGCACTCACAGACTCAGAGTGCTAATAACCAAAACTGGTCAGATTATAAATGGAATTTATCAGGATTGGTACTGGTATGAAGTGTGAAGTTCCGCCCTGGGATCTTGAGACTTGAGTAAATACCAGTACCTTTTCTTAAAAAATTGATTAATATACATTTGATGCTCATGTAGGATACAGGCAGTAATGGTTGAATTGGGAGATGAATCTAGACAACTCCCTTAAGTCTCTGGGTATTGCCGACCCAAGCGGCATCGGCTGGTTGGCAGTAGTTTTCACGTTTCTCTTCGCTTGGCTAGTGACATGGCGCTTAATACCGACAGTACGCAAATTTGCCCTGCGAGTTGGTTGGGCTGATCAACCAAATGCGCGACGGCTAAATCGGGAACCTTTACCGAATGCTGGCGGGTTGGCTATCTATGCAGGAGTAATTGCCGCGTTAGTTCTTGCTAGTCTGTTACGACCAATTGAATTACAAAGTGTTTTGGCACAGGTTTTAACTGTGCTACTAGGAGGCTCAATCCTAGTATTAGTTGGCTTCATTGACGATCAGTTCGGTTTACCCCCTTCTGTGCGCTTGTGGACACAGATCATCACAGCCTTGTTGCTGGTGGCTAATGGCATCAGCATCAAAGTTGCCTTCGGCACACCCATAGACTCGTTTTTATCAATATTTATTACCGTGTTGTGGGTGGTTGGAATTACCAACGCTATCAATTTGATGGATGGTATGGATGGTTTGGCCGGGGGGATCAGTTTTATTACGGCGATGAGTTTGTTAGCAGTTTCCGCCCAATTTCCCAATAAAGCGGCGGCGACTTTGGTTTTGGCAGCGTTGGGAGGCGGGGCGTTGGGTTTCTTGCGCCACAATTTCCACCCCTCACGCATAATTATGGGTGACGCTGGAGCATATTTTTTTGGTTATGTTTTAGCTGCTACCAGTATTTTGGGTGATTTGCAGATAACTACAGTCTTTTCCTTGGTACCGACGGTTTTATTTTTGCTATTACCAGTGTTAGACACTACCCAAGTGTTTTTACGGCGACTATTAGCAGGAAAAAACCCCCTCAGTACTCCAGGTAAGGATCACTTACACCACCGTTTATTAGCTTGGGGATTCTCCCAAAGTCACGCCGCTTACACCCTTTGGACAATGACCTTAATGGGTAACTTACTGGCGATGACGATTCGTGGGATGCCTTTACCTGTGATAGTCGCCACCTGCACTGGCATTATTATTTTGTTGAGCTTCACCGTTTGGCAAAGAATCTTAAATAATGCGTAATTACATAACCATGCCACCATCTACGTTAAAGACTTGGCCTGTGATGTAATTTGCTGCGGGATCAGCAGCCAGAAAGCGCACCATACCAGCCACTTCCTCTGGTTGTCCATAGCGACCAAGGGGGATAAATTTCAAAATTTCTTCGGTGTTGCTGAGATTGCTGGTCATATCGGTGGTGATAAAACCAGGGGCGACTGCATTAACGGTGATCCCACGGGTTGCTAGTTCTTTAGCAACGGTTTTTGTAAAACCAATGACTCCGGCTTTGGCGGCGCTGTAGTTGGCTTGGCCTGGGTTGCCCATTTGTCCCGCCACGGAGGTAATATTAATAATTCGCCCAGAACGCTGTTTCAGCATGAGTTTGCTAACGGCGCGGGTACATAAGAAAACGCCAGTTAAGTTCAGGTCAATTACGGCTTGCCATTCTTCTGGCTTCATCCGCAAAAGTAATGTGTCGCGGGTAATTCCGGCATTGTTAACTAAAATATCGACTCGACCAAATTTTTCTGTCGTGGCGTTGATGAGTGCTTCGACTTGTTCTGCTTGGGAAACATCGGCTTGCAATGCTAAAGCCTGTCCACCCACAGAAGTAACTTCTGCTACTACGCTATCTGCTGCTGTACTAGAACTAGCATAATTCACCACCACACTAGCGCCATATTTCGCCAATTCGAGTGCG is drawn from Aulosira sp. FACHB-615 and contains these coding sequences:
- the groL gene encoding chaperonin GroEL (60 kDa chaperone family; promotes refolding of misfolded polypeptides especially under stressful conditions; forms two stacked rings of heptamers to form a barrel-shaped 14mer; ends can be capped by GroES; misfolded proteins enter the barrel where they are refolded when GroES binds), with protein sequence MAKIISFDEESRRALERGVNALADAVKITLGPKGRNVLLEKKFGTPQIVNDGITVAKEIELEDPLENTGARLIQEVASRTKDTAGDGTTTATVLAQALIKEGLKNVAAGTNPISLKRGIDKTIEALVEEIARIAKPVEGSAIAQVATVSAGNDEEVGAMLAEAMEKVTKDGVITVEESKSLTTELEVVEGMQIDRGYISPYFITNNERQIVEFENARILITDKKINSIQELVPVLEKVARLGQALLIIAEDVEGDALATLVVNKARGVLNVAAIKAPGFGERRKAMLQDIAILTDGQLISEEIGLSLDTASLENLGTARKITIDKENTTIVAGSTTKPEIQKRIGQIRKQLEETDSEYDKEKLQERIAKLAGGVAVIKVGAATETELKDRKLRIEDALNATKAAVEEGIVPGGGTTLIHLSTKIDEIKNSLNDEEKIGADIIKRALEAPLRQIADNAGAEGSVIVSKVKETEFNVGYNAATGEFEDLIAAGIIDPAKVVRSALQNAASIAGMVLTTEAIVVEKPEKKPAVPDMGGMGGMGGMGGMGGMGGMGMM
- a CDS encoding MraY family glycosyltransferase yields the protein MNLDNSLKSLGIADPSGIGWLAVVFTFLFAWLVTWRLIPTVRKFALRVGWADQPNARRLNREPLPNAGGLAIYAGVIAALVLASLLRPIELQSVLAQVLTVLLGGSILVLVGFIDDQFGLPPSVRLWTQIITALLLVANGISIKVAFGTPIDSFLSIFITVLWVVGITNAINLMDGMDGLAGGISFITAMSLLAVSAQFPNKAAATLVLAALGGGALGFLRHNFHPSRIIMGDAGAYFFGYVLAATSILGDLQITTVFSLVPTVLFLLLPVLDTTQVFLRRLLAGKNPLSTPGKDHLHHRLLAWGFSQSHAAYTLWTMTLMGNLLAMTIRGMPLPVIVATCTGIIILLSFTVWQRILNNA
- the fabG gene encoding 3-oxoacyl-[acyl-carrier-protein] reductase encodes the protein MEVLPENLQSLKGKVAIITGGSRGIGKAIALELAKYGASVVVNYASSSTAADSVVAEVTSVGGQALALQADVSQAEQVEALINATTEKFGRVDILVNNAGITRDTLLLRMKPEEWQAVIDLNLTGVFLCTRAVSKLMLKQRSGRIINITSVAGQMGNPGQANYSAAKAGVIGFTKTVAKELATRGITVNAVAPGFITTDMTSNLSNTEEILKFIPLGRYGQPEEVAGMVRFLAADPAANYITGQVFNVDGGMVM